From Marinitoga sp. 38H-ov:
CTCAAACTATTTATATCAATCTTCATTTTTAACTCCCTCTTTAAATGCAAATAATAGATATCCGGAAATATTTTCAGATTTTATTTCAAATTTTATAGTAATACCATTTATTATATCATTTTTAATTTCTGAGAATTTATGCAAAATAGGTGGGGTAAAGGATAAATCCTTTTCATTTTCGGCAATAATGCTAATTACATTTCCACAAATAATATTCCCAATTTCCAAAAAAGAATCTAAAACATCTTCTGGCTGAATATTTTCTATATTATTAAAATTTTCTACTAAACCTAAAAATTTTAAAAAGTCAGAGGATAATAATGTGAAATAGAAATTCCAGATTTTATTTTCGCTCTTAGCTGATTGAGTCATAATGTAGTAATTTTTATTTATTATTTCATTTAATTTTATTTCTTTGGAATTATTTGGATACATTTTAATATCAATTCCAGTTAACTCTTTTAATATGACCTCGGATTTTTTAATTCCTCTTTCGATAATTTTATTTATCATTTTAAACACCTCTAGAATTATCTTCAATATTATTATAGCATAAAATGTTATAAAGTTGAAATAATGAAATACGAATATGTGATATAATAATAATGAAAAACACTAAAATTTAATAATATGTGAGGGGAAATTATGAATGTTAAAGAAATGTTGTTTTCAGATAACATAAAGGATAGATTAATATCAATTGAATATATAGCGGAAAATAAATTGAACGGATATGCCAAAGATCTATTTTCCTTATTAAAATATGAAAAAGATTTAATGGTTCAAGAGGCAATAATAAATACTTTAAAACACCTTGAATTAGAAAAAGTGCCTGATGAAATATTTTTAGAACTATTATTAAATGAAGAATTACTATTAAAAGAGTTTGCTTTATCACTTTTAAGTATAAATAAAAGAATAAATATTTTAGGAAAACTATTGGAAAATGAAGATAAAGATATTAGAAAATATGCTTTAGACGGATTGTATAGAACCAATGATAAAGAAGCAATAAAATATATAGCAAAATGTTTAGATGATCAAGATATAAATAATCAAATTGCAGCAATTGAATATTTGGGATTATTAGGCGCAAAAGAGTATTCTGAAAAAATAGCAAATATATTGCAAAGAACAAATAATCAATTTTTATTGACAACTATATTAGAAACATTGTCTTTAATTGGAGATGATAAATCAGATAATATAGTAAAAGAAAAAATAAATGATTTTAAAAAGGTACATCTAATAATTCCTTTTGCAAAATATGTTTTTAAAAGAAGTAATGTTTTTGAGAGTATAGATTTTTTTGAGAATTGTGAATATAAACATTTGATAATAAAGGAATTTTTAGATTATCTATACAAAAATCATAAGAAAATATATCCATATACAAAATTAAAAAATAAAGTAATAAAGGAATTAATAGAATTATTGAAATATAAAGAATATATATATGATATTTTAACCTTAATAAACTTATTAGACCAGGATGAGATAGATAAAATAATTTTAGAAAATATAAATGAATTAAATTCTGAGGGTATTATTGCAGTAATAGAAATAATAAACGAAAGAAAGTTAAAATCTTTTAAAGACATTCTCCAAAAAATAAAAAATAAATTTTCAGATGAAATAAAAATGATTATAGAAGAAACAATAATGGAGATGGAAACATGGTAGAAAGTTACAAAAAAATACGCGATTATATATATGAAAAAACAGGAATATATATAGAAGAAAAAAGATTATATTTTTTTAAAAATAGAGTTTTTAGAAGAATGAAAAAGATAGGAATAGATGATCCAGACACATACTATAATTTTTTAGTAAATGGAGAATATTCAGAAAATGAATTAGTAAAATTAATTAGCGAAATAACAGTTAATGAAACATATTTTTTTAGAGAATTTCCTCAATTGAAATCTTTTGCAGAATATGCATTAAAAGATGTAATAAGTAGAAAAAATAATAAAACAATAAAAGTATTATCAGCGGGATGTGCATCTGGCGAAGAACCATATACATTATCCATTATATTAGAAGAAATGTTAGATGGAGAATTTAATTATAAAATTGATGCATTTGATATAGATCCTATAATGATATTAAAAGCAAAAGCTGGAATATATAATGATTATGCAGTAAGAGATGTACCTAAAGAATATTTAAATAAATATTTTGAAAAAGATAAAGAGAATTATAAAATAAAGGATATTATAAAAAATAAGGTTAATATATTTAATTTAAATTTAATCGAAGATAATACATATGAAAAATTAGATGATAATTATGATTTTATATTCTGCAGAAATGTATTCATATATTTTTCTGATGAAATTAGAAAAAAGATAATCACGAAGTTTTATACAATTTTAAATGAAGGTGGATATATATTTTTAGGTCATTCTGAATCAATAAATAGAATAACTAATGCATTTAAAGTTGTAAAAGCAAATGATTTTATACTATACCAAAAACCATGGAATAAGGGAGGTAATGTGAATGCATAAAATATTAATAATAGATGACTCTAAAATGACAAGAAGTTACCATGCCAGTATATTAAAAGCTGCTGGATTTGAAGTAATTGAAGCAGAAGATGGCGCAAAAGCTTTAGATGTATTATACAGAGAAGAAGGTATAGATTTAATATTAACAGATTTAAATATGCCTAATTTAGATGGTTATACTATGATAAAAAAGATTAGGGAAGATGAGAATTATAAAGATATACCAATAATAATAGTAACAACATTAGATAAATCTACTAATAAAATGAAAGGATTTGAGGTCGGAGCTAATTTTTACATAGTTAAACCATCAGATCCAGAATCATTAATTGAAAGTGTTAAAATAGCTCTTGGAGTGGATTAAAATGAAAATGCATTTTGATAAAGAGTTTATCGATGGATTAATGAGAGACTTTTTTGCTGAAGCTGAAGAAAGTATAAACACCATCGAGGTTAATTTAGTGAACTTAGAAGAAACAGGTGATTTAAATCTAATAAATTCAATAATGAGAGGGTTCCATAGTCTTAAAGGAACATCTAGGTTGCTTTTGTCTATGGATATTCCTGAGAGATTTGTAGAAAAAACAAAAAAAATAGAGGAGCTTTCACATAAATTAGAAGATTTATCTTTAAGTATATCAGGAAAAGATGATAAGAATATAGATTTATTATATGATGGATTAGATTTGATAAAAAAAATTTTAAAATCATATAAAGATGATACTGTTGTAGATGTAAAAGAATTTTTAAATAATACTAAAAATATTAATATAGAAAAGAAAACAGATATTAATGAAGTTACTAAAAAGATGTTAATTAATTTAAAGGATCAATTTTTTGAATATTTAATTAATTCTGAAAATTATAATTTATCTCAATTAAATAGAATGAGAAAACCTATTAAAAATATATTGAAAAAAATGGGAAATGAAAAATTATCAAATAAATTTAATGAAATAATAAAATATGTTGAAAGTAATAATAAAACTGAATTAAAAAAGGCTATAAAAGAATTTGATGATATATTATATAATAAAAAAACAAATGAAATTAGTAAAATAGAATTTTCTGATACGCTTAGAGTAGACATAAAAAAAATAAATAATATATTGAATTTAGTTGGAGAGCTAATAATAGTAAAAAATACTTCAACATATTTACTAAAAGAATTATATAAAGTATCCCCGGATTTGTATAAAGAGTTTATTCATGTTTTTTCTAATTTAAATAAGATAACAATTAATATTCAAGATCAAATTTTAAGTTTAAAAATGGTTCCAATTAAAGAATTATTATACAAATACAAAAGATTAATAAGAGAATTGGCTAAAGAAAAAAACAAGAAAATAATATATGAATTTACTGGAGAAAATATAGAATTAGATAGAATATTAATAGAAAATATATCAGATCCTTTAACTCATATTATAAGAAATTCTATTGATCACGGTATTGAAGAAGTTGAGGAAAGGAGAAAAATTGGTAAAAATGAAGAAGGATTAATAAAGATAAATGCATATTATGAAAGTGGATATGTATATATAGAAATTATTGATGATGGTAGAGGAATTGATATAGAAAAAATAAAAGAAAAAGCTAAAAAATTAGGATGGAACATAGATATACCTGATGAAGAAATTATTAATTATATATTTGGGTCTGGGTTTAGCACTTCTAAAGAAGTGACTGAAATCTCCGGTCGTGGTGTAGGTATGGATATAGTAAAGAATAATATTGAAAAGTTAAATGGAAAAGTGTTTGTAGAAACTAAAAAAAATCAAGGGACAAAAATAACATTAAAAATTCCTAACTCAATTTTAAACATAAATGGCATAATGGTGTTAGTTGATAATGAAAGGTATATATTACCATTTGAAGAAGTATATAAAATTATTAAGGTAAAAAAAGATAAAATACATAATTATTCTAATAAATTATTTGTTGAATATAATGATGAAATAATTCCTTTTTTTGATTTAAAAGGAATACTAAAAAACAGAGAATATTCTTTTGATGATATTTTAAATAGAGAATATAAATATGATTTGGTGTCATTATTATTGATAGATGATGGAATTTCTGCAGTGTTAGTAGATGAAGTATTAGAGGAAAATGAATATTTAGTAAAACCATTACCGGAGTACTTGAAACATGACTTTCTATATGGTTCAACAATATTAGGAAATGGAGATATTGTATTAATACTCAAACCATCTGGATTGGTGATATAATGGCAAAAGTAATCGTTTTTGCAAATAGAAAAGGTGGAAGCGGAAAAACAACATTAGCATTTAATTTAGCAAATATATTTAAAAACTCGCTGTTAATAGATTTTGATTCTCAGGCACATTCTACAGTATATGCAGGAATTAATCCATTTGAAGTAAAATATGGAATATATGAGATGATTATTGATTATTTAAATACTGGGAAGTATAAGGATAAAAAATTAAATGTTCATAATATAGATATTATTCCGTCTAATCAAAATTTATCAGCATTAGAAGTTGAATTAGCCCATTATAATGAAAGGAATTTTGTATTAAAAGACTTTTTAATAGATTTTCATAATAAATATGATTATATTTTCATTGATACACCACCAAGTTTAGGATTACTAACAATTAACGCTTTAAATGCTTCTGATTACCTACTAATTCCAGTAAAAAGTGATTTCCTATCTCTTGTTGGGCTATCTCAAATGATGGAAATATACTATAAGGTAAATATAGAAAATCCTAGTTTAAAATTCTTAGGTGTTATTCCAACTATGGTTGATAAAAGAACAAAAATATCTAAAGAAATATTAGATGAACTAAATAAGATTTTTGGTGAAAAAAAAGTATTAACTGCGCTTAGAAATGATGTAAAACTTATAGAATCATCAAGTCATGGAATTCCAATAAATAAATATTCACCTAAATCAAGAGCAGCAATTGATATAAAAAAGATAGCTAAAGAAATTCAGGAGTTGATTAAATGAAAATCCTTGGCCGTGGTTTAGATACATTTTTTAATTCCGATAATTTATTTAAAAAGGCTTTAGAACTCGATGATAAAGGAAATATATTTTTTGCTTTTCATTATTATTTGAAAGCTGCTGAAACTAATGAAGATATAAAATCAAAAGCTTTAAATAATGCTGCAGTTATTTTAGCGGAAAATGGATTTGAAAAAGAAGCAATAGATTTATTAAAAAAATCTTTAGAATCAAATCCCGATAACAAGGAAGCAAAAGAAAACCTCGAGTATTTGGAGGGACTACTTTGATAGTTGGAATAGATTTTGGTACAACGAATTCTTTAATTGCAAATTCTGAAATATTTATTAATGAAAGAGGTAGTAGAATAACACCTTCAATAGTTTTTTTTAGAAATAACAATGAAGTTTTAGTTGGAGATTTAGCTAAATCTCAAATGTATATTAGACCAGATAAAGTTATATTAAATGTAAAAAGGGATCTTGGAAAAGGTAAAGAGTATATTATTAATAATGAAAAATTTAAAGCAGAAGAAATAGCGAGTTTTATTTTTAAGAAATTAAAAAATATAGTAAATGAAGAAATTTCAAGTGCTGTAATTACTGTGCCAGCATATTTTGATGACAATCAAAGAAACGGTGTATTAGAAGCGGCTTCTATAGCTGGTTTGGATGTTGTAAAGCTCCTAAATGAACCAGTTGCAGCAGCTATTGGATATGGAATAAATATAGAAAACAAAAAAATATTAGTTTTAGATTTTGGCGGGGGAACATTTGATATTACGCTAATGGAAATAAAGGACGATGTTTTTAATGTATTAAAAACGGGAGGTAGTTCAGAATTAGGTGGAATAGATTTCGATAATATATTAGTTAATTGGATTGTAAATACGGTAAAAGAAAAAGATGGAATAGATTTAAATGTAGATCCAGTTGCACTTCAGCAATTATATATTCATGCTGAAAACGCTAAAATAGATTTATCTGTTGTTGAAAATACTGATATTATCATTCCATATATTGCTACCTTAAATAATAGACCATATCATTTAAACTTAAATATAAATAGAGATATTTTTTTAAGTATATCAAAAGGATTAATAGAAAAAATAGAAAAATTAATATTGGAAGTTGCTAATGAAGAAATAGATGAAATAATATTTGTAGGAGGGTCTTCTAGATTATTCTTTTTAAAAGAATTAGTAAAAAAGATTTTCCCTGATAAAAAGATAATATCAGATTTAAACCCTGAAGAGATTGTAGTTAAAGGAGCAGGATTATATGCTCAGGTATTAGAAGGAAAAATAAATAATATTTTACTTAGAGATATATTACCTCATTCTTTAGGAGTATTAGATGATGAAGGTAATTTTATAGAAATACTAAAAAGTGGAATTCATTATCCATCATCGGAAACAGAAATTTTCACTAATACTAAAGATAATCAAGATACTATTATTATTAAAGTTTTACAGAAGAAAAATGATGAAATGATTAATCTTGGTGATTTTGAATTTAAATTTTCTAAAAAATGGAAAAAAAATGAAGCGAGAATAGCGGTTAATTTTTCACTTAATATAAACGGATTATTAGAAATTACTGCAGAGGATTTAAATACGGGACAAAGTTTAAAGGGAAAAATTACCAATGCTATGGTGAATAGAAAGAGTATAAATAAAGATTTTATAAATAATTATAAGATAATATAAATAACTGGTTAATATAAGGGGGAATTTAAATGGAAGAAAAAAAATTGCTTTCTCCGGAGTCGCAAAAAACACCAGGAATAATGAAAATTAAAGATGAAGAATTAAGAAAGAAAAGAGAAGAAGCAAGACAAAAAGCTATTGAAAGAGCTAAAAGACAAACTATACTAAAAAGGCAAGTAATAGCAGAAAATTTAACATCTTCATCTGAGGAATTATTAGCTGCTGTTGAGCAAATAAGTTCTAGCGTTGAAGAATTATCAAAGTCTATGATGCAAATAAGTTCTGGAGCAGAACAAATATCTAATTCTATTCATGAAATTAGAGCTGCAATATATCAAATAAATAAGAATTCTGATGGAATAAAAAAAGAGTCAAGAGATATATTATATGAAACAGATAAATCTCAAGTACAAATATTACAATCAATAAATAGCGTAGATATGTTAATTAATTCTGTAAATAAAAGTATTGAATTTAATAAAGATACAAATTCCAATATCTTAGAATTAAAGGAAAAATCTCAAAAAATATCAGATATTATCAATTCTGTCTTATTAATTGCTGATCAAACAAATCTTTTGTCATTAAATGCGGCAATTGAAGCTGCAAGAGCAGAAGAATATGGTGTTGGATTTGCTGTGGTAGCTGATGAAATTAGAAATCTTGCAGAAACTTCAGAAATAAATGCAAAAAATATTGAGGAAAGCATAAAAAATCTAAAAAGTAGTATGGATTATGTTATAAATGATGTTGAAAAATTAAATATATATTTTGAAGAACAAGGAAAATTAGGCGATGAAATTAATAAGGAATTTAATGATATAAAAAATACATTTGATGCTATCAAAAATAATGTAAACAAAGAAATAAAAATAATAGAAGAATTTTCTGAAATATCAGAAAAATATTTAGCTTCCGCTGAAAATGTTGTATCTTTTTCAGAACAAGTTGCAAAAGAATCAGAAGATATATCTAAAGCATTACAGGAAGAGGAACAAGCATTTATTCAAATTTCTCAAGCATCTCAAAATTTAGTAGATATTTCAGAAAAAATATTAAACTCTACTGAAGATAAAGATTCATTATTACAATTATCCTCATCAATTGATGAAATGTTTAGTATTATAGAAGAAGCATATAATGGTTCTGAGAATATAAAATATCATTTAGAACAATTAGAAAAAATTTCTTCAGTATTCGCTGAAGAAATGGATAATATGATTAATTTAGTTTCAAAATTTTCTGAATTATCAAAAGAATTATTGGATATTAATAAAAATGATAAAGACACAATAATTACAATATTAAATAATATAAAAGAAAGTAAATCAAAAGTAAATACTTTAATTGATAGTATAAATAGCACAAATGATGGATTTTCGGAAATATATAAAAATATAAAAAAATTATCCACAAACTTCAAATTAATAAATAATAGTATATCTAAAATTGAAAAAATATCTATTCAAATTAATATGTTAGCTGTAAACGGGTTTATAGAATCTGCTAGAGCTGGTGAGTATGGTAATGGTTTTTATGTAGTTTCTAATGATATAAGAGAATTATCGAAAACTTCTGAAGAAAATTTAGAGTCTATAAAAAATGTGATAGAAGAGATTGATGAAAATATAAAAATATCCGAAGAAAATGTATATGAAAATCAAAAAAGGACATATTCAGAATTAATAGAAGCAAATTCAGCGGTTAATGCCATTAAAGAAATTCAAAAAAATATAGAAGAATTATTAAATAAATATAAAACAGTTTCGCACTCTATTTCAGAAATTGTCATAGCTATTGAACAATCTAAAAAGGCAGTAGAACAGTCACAAAGTGCTGTTGAAGAATCTTTTGCTTCAATAGAAGAGGCTTCAAAAGCTTCTATTGAACATGAAAGAGGTATAAATGAAATGCTAAAGGTTGTAAAAGAAATTATGAATCAATCAAATGATCTACAATTATAATGAGGGTGTATATATGAATTATATAATATTTTCATTAAACGAACAAGAATATTGTATTCCAATGAATGAGATAAGAGAAATTGTGGATTTAAAAAAAATCACTAAAATTCCATTAGCTCCTGATTATGTTGAAGGTTTAATAAACCTAAGAGGAGAAATTATCCCAGTAATTAATTTAAAAACAAAACTGGGATTAAAGAGTAATTACAATTCAAAAATTATAATTTTGAATAATAATATAGGAATATTAGTTGATTCTATAAACGGAATTTTAAGCAAATTCGATGAAAAAATAGAAACAAAATCAAAATATGTTAATTCGGTTATAAAAAATGGGGAAAATGAATATTTTTTATTAGACATTAATAAATTAATTGAAGTAAATAACAAAAAAATTCAAAGCACAATAAATAGAAAAAAAATAAAGAAACAAAATAAAAAGATTAAAATGAAAAAGATTATTACTTTTAAAGTAAATGGCGAGATATATGGATTTGAAATAAATCAAATTTTTGAAATAATCAATTATTTTGAACCTAACAAAGTTCCAATTAATCAGGATTGTGTAAAAGGAATTATTTCTGAAAGAGGAGAAGTTATACCTGTAATTGATCTTAAGAAATTATTATATAATATAGATTCGAAAATTAACAAAAAAACGAAAATAGCTATTATAGATGTTGATGGATATAATATTGGTGTAATAGTAGAAGAAATTCATAGAATAGTTGAAGTAGAAAAAATAAAAGAATTTCCATATAAAAATTTATTAAAAGGATATATAAAAACAAAAGATTTTTCTGCTGTAATATTAGATATAAATAATGTATTGAATGATGAAATTAAATTTTTGAATAAAAAGAGTGTAAAAGTTCAAAAAGATAAAGTGAAAAAGGATAAATATTTATTATTTAATATAAATAATGAAAAGTATGCATTAGAATTGAAATTAGTTAAAGAAATAAATAGGTTAAATAAAATAACAAAAGTACCTTATTCATCATACGTTCGAGGGATAAGTAATTTAAGGGGAAATATATTACCAATAATTGATTTAAAAAAGAGGTTAGGATTCGAAGAAATAAAAAATAAATTTTCAAGGGTTATAGTTTCTAATATAGATAACCAATTAATAGGGTTTTTAGTAGATTCTGTAAATAACATAATATCTATGGAATATATTCAATTTAAATCAAGCGATAAATTTATTAAAGGTATAGGTAAATATAATAATGAATCTGTATTATTAATAGATTTAAATAAAATAGTTGATAAAGAAGAATTAAAAAGATTAAATGAATCTATTTATAATTCAAAAACTGATAATTCAAAAATTGATAAAACAAAACTTGATAAAACTATTACTGATAAAACAAGACCTAATAAATCAAGAACAGATAATTTAAATGATAAACCTATTAAAGAAAAAGAGGAAACAAAAACAATTAGAAAAGAAAAAATTAAAAATATAAAATTAAAGAGATCGAGGTGATTCTTATTCCAGAAATAAATGTTTTAATTGCAGATGATTCTCCTTTGACAAGAAAAATTCTAAAAGCATTAATAGAATCAGATAAAAGTTTAAGGATAATAGGGGTTGCAAGAGATGGAATTGAAGCTGTTGAAAAAGCAAATAAACTAAACCCTGATGTTATAATAATGGATATAAAAATGCCAAATATGGATGGTTTAACGGCGTTACAGTATATATTAGAAGAAAAAAATATACCTGTTATTGTTGTATCGTCACTGGGTGAAAAATCATCTATAATAGCATATGAAGCTCTTGAATTAGGTGCATTTGATTATATTGAAAAACCAGATGATTTATATTATCTAAAAGATGAATTGATAAAAAAAATTCATGCAGCTTATATATTTTCACAATCAGAAGAAGCAAAAAAAGAATTTTTCTCTGAAAAAGACATTTCATACCAACCTAAAGAAAAAAAGGAAACTGAAACAAATATTGAAATGGATTTCTATGGAGTTACTATTGGTATTTCAACAGGTGGGCCAAGAGAGATTTATGATGTTTTGCCGAAATTTCCAGCAAATTTAAATGCAGCAATTTTTTTAGTTCAGCATATACCTGAAAAATTTACAAAAACTTATGCAGAAAGGTTAAATAACAGTTGCGAATTAAAGGTTGTTGAAGCGGAAAATGATATGGATGTTAAACCAGGATATGTTTATGTTGGTAAAGGCGGTTATCATTTAAAATTAAGAAAAGGATTAAATGGCCTTAAGATAATGTTATCAAAAACACCAAGAACTATATTCATGCCATCAGCGGATATTTTAATGGAATCTGTTTTAGAACATTTTAATAATAAAACTATAGGTGTGTTAATGACAGGTATGGGCGATGATGGTGCAAAGGCAATGGTAAAAATAAAAGAAAATAATGGTTATACTATAGCAGAATCCGAAGAAACAGCAGTTGTTTTTGGAATGCCAGCTGAAGCCATTAGATTAGGTGGTGCAAATATAGTTTTACCATCTTATATGATAGCGAATGAAGTTATTGAGAAAGTTGGATTGAGAAATGGATAAGAGTTATGAAGAATTAATGGCATTAAAAGATGAATTAGAAGAAGCCTATAAACAATTAGAACAATCATATAATGAACTGGAAGAATTGAATAATAGATTTGTTAGAGTAACAGATTTAATTACAAATATATCTATGGATATATCAATGGAATCATTTTTTGGAAAATTGTTATCTTATTTTGTAGAATTAATACCACAAATTTCATATGGATGTGTTTTGGAAAAAGAAGGGGATTTTTTTAGATTTGTAGCGACTTTAGGGCATAGCAAAAAATTATTATTAGATACTGCTATAATAACTAAAGAATTTAATGAGATAAAAGAGATAAATAACTTTTACTGTAATTATATAAAAAATTATAATGTGTTAAAAGAAAAGATAATAAAGTCTAATAAGAGTTTAATAATTCCATTGAAAACATTCGAATTACATGGATATATAATATTAGATTTAAAAGATAGAGATATAAAAAAAACTGAAAAAGATTTAATTAATGTTATGGGGAAAATAGCTTCAACATTTTTAGTTTCAAAAATATTGTATAATGAACAAAATAAATTTTTAAAAAACACGGCATTTGCCTTTTTAAAGGCTGTTGATTTTTATGATCCATATACAAAAGGCCATTCTGAAAGAGTTTCATATTATGCTACCACACTTGCAAAAATAATTGGAAGAGAAGATATTATTAATGATATTTTCGTTGCAAGTACCTTGCATGATATAGGTAAATTATCAATTCCTCAAAGTATATTATTAAAAAAAGAAAGATTAAATAATGAAGAATTTGAAAAAATAAAAGAACATCCTGTTAGAGGAGAGGAATTAGTAAAGACCTTTAAGGGTTTTGAAAAAATAGGGAAAATAATTAGGCATCATCATGAAAGATGTGATGGAAAAGGTTATCCAGATGGATTATCTGATAAAGAGATACCTTTGGAATCAAGAATAATAACAATTGTGGATGCTTTTGATGCAATGACAACAGCAAGACCATATAGGGACGCTTTATCAGTTGAAGAAGCAATTAATGAGCTTATTAATAACAAAGGTAAGCAATTTGATCCTATACTAACAGATGAATTTATAAAATTTATTAAACTTAATAAATTTTTCAAGGAGGAATGATTATGGGCAAAATATTAGTAGTAGATGATGATAATGTTATTAGAACGGTATTAAAAAAGGTTTTGGAAAGTGAAAAGTATAATGTAGATGTAGCTGAAGGTGGGAATAAGGCAATAGAATTAATAAAAAATACAGAATATGATGTAATATTGCTTGATATTATAATGGAAGATTTAGACGGTATTGAAGTATTAAGAAAAGCAAAAAAATTATCACCATTAACAACAGTTATTATGATGACAGCATATTCAAGTCCAGACTATGTTTTACATGCATTAACTTTAGGAGCAACAGATTTTGTAGAAAAGCCTTTTGAACCTGAAAATATGATTAAATTAGTAAAAGAAAATGTTGAAAGAGTAAAAAGGTGGAAGAAAACTTTAGG
This genomic window contains:
- a CDS encoding HEAT repeat domain-containing protein, whose amino-acid sequence is MNVKEMLFSDNIKDRLISIEYIAENKLNGYAKDLFSLLKYEKDLMVQEAIINTLKHLELEKVPDEIFLELLLNEELLLKEFALSLLSINKRINILGKLLENEDKDIRKYALDGLYRTNDKEAIKYIAKCLDDQDINNQIAAIEYLGLLGAKEYSEKIANILQRTNNQFLLTTILETLSLIGDDKSDNIVKEKINDFKKVHLIIPFAKYVFKRSNVFESIDFFENCEYKHLIIKEFLDYLYKNHKKIYPYTKLKNKVIKELIELLKYKEYIYDILTLINLLDQDEIDKIILENINELNSEGIIAVIEIINERKLKSFKDILQKIKNKFSDEIKMIIEETIMEMETW
- a CDS encoding Hsp70 family protein, whose product is MIVGIDFGTTNSLIANSEIFINERGSRITPSIVFFRNNNEVLVGDLAKSQMYIRPDKVILNVKRDLGKGKEYIINNEKFKAEEIASFIFKKLKNIVNEEISSAVITVPAYFDDNQRNGVLEAASIAGLDVVKLLNEPVAAAIGYGINIENKKILVLDFGGGTFDITLMEIKDDVFNVLKTGGSSELGGIDFDNILVNWIVNTVKEKDGIDLNVDPVALQQLYIHAENAKIDLSVVENTDIIIPYIATLNNRPYHLNLNINRDIFLSISKGLIEKIEKLILEVANEEIDEIIFVGGSSRLFFLKELVKKIFPDKKIISDLNPEEIVVKGAGLYAQVLEGKINNILLRDILPHSLGVLDDEGNFIEILKSGIHYPSSETEIFTNTKDNQDTIIIKVLQKKNDEMINLGDFEFKFSKKWKKNEARIAVNFSLNINGLLEITAEDLNTGQSLKGKITNAMVNRKSINKDFINNYKII
- a CDS encoding ParA family protein, producing MAKVIVFANRKGGSGKTTLAFNLANIFKNSLLIDFDSQAHSTVYAGINPFEVKYGIYEMIIDYLNTGKYKDKKLNVHNIDIIPSNQNLSALEVELAHYNERNFVLKDFLIDFHNKYDYIFIDTPPSLGLLTINALNASDYLLIPVKSDFLSLVGLSQMMEIYYKVNIENPSLKFLGVIPTMVDKRTKISKEILDELNKIFGEKKVLTALRNDVKLIESSSHGIPINKYSPKSRAAIDIKKIAKEIQELIK
- a CDS encoding protein-glutamate O-methyltransferase CheR, with translation MVESYKKIRDYIYEKTGIYIEEKRLYFFKNRVFRRMKKIGIDDPDTYYNFLVNGEYSENELVKLISEITVNETYFFREFPQLKSFAEYALKDVISRKNNKTIKVLSAGCASGEEPYTLSIILEEMLDGEFNYKIDAFDIDPIMILKAKAGIYNDYAVRDVPKEYLNKYFEKDKENYKIKDIIKNKVNIFNLNLIEDNTYEKLDDNYDFIFCRNVFIYFSDEIRKKIITKFYTILNEGGYIFLGHSESINRITNAFKVVKANDFILYQKPWNKGGNVNA
- a CDS encoding response regulator is translated as MHKILIIDDSKMTRSYHASILKAAGFEVIEAEDGAKALDVLYREEGIDLILTDLNMPNLDGYTMIKKIREDENYKDIPIIIVTTLDKSTNKMKGFEVGANFYIVKPSDPESLIESVKIALGVD
- a CDS encoding ATP-binding protein, giving the protein MKMHFDKEFIDGLMRDFFAEAEESINTIEVNLVNLEETGDLNLINSIMRGFHSLKGTSRLLLSMDIPERFVEKTKKIEELSHKLEDLSLSISGKDDKNIDLLYDGLDLIKKILKSYKDDTVVDVKEFLNNTKNINIEKKTDINEVTKKMLINLKDQFFEYLINSENYNLSQLNRMRKPIKNILKKMGNEKLSNKFNEIIKYVESNNKTELKKAIKEFDDILYNKKTNEISKIEFSDTLRVDIKKINNILNLVGELIIVKNTSTYLLKELYKVSPDLYKEFIHVFSNLNKITINIQDQILSLKMVPIKELLYKYKRLIRELAKEKNKKIIYEFTGENIELDRILIENISDPLTHIIRNSIDHGIEEVEERRKIGKNEEGLIKINAYYESGYVYIEIIDDGRGIDIEKIKEKAKKLGWNIDIPDEEIINYIFGSGFSTSKEVTEISGRGVGMDIVKNNIEKLNGKVFVETKKNQGTKITLKIPNSILNINGIMVLVDNERYILPFEEVYKIIKVKKDKIHNYSNKLFVEYNDEIIPFFDLKGILKNREYSFDDILNREYKYDLVSLLLIDDGISAVLVDEVLEENEYLVKPLPEYLKHDFLYGSTILGNGDIVLILKPSGLVI
- a CDS encoding chemotaxis protein CheX, producing the protein MINKIIERGIKKSEVILKELTGIDIKMYPNNSKEIKLNEIINKNYYIMTQSAKSENKIWNFYFTLLSSDFLKFLGLVENFNNIENIQPEDVLDSFLEIGNIICGNVISIIAENEKDLSFTPPILHKFSEIKNDIINGITIKFEIKSENISGYLLFAFKEGVKNED